One Streptomyces fagopyri DNA window includes the following coding sequences:
- a CDS encoding thiolase family protein codes for MSESYVYAAARTPFGRFSGALAGIRPDDLAALAVNGVLAKVPELDPGGIDDVVWGNANGAGEDNRNVGRMAVLLAGLPTSVPATTVNRLCGSSLDAAIMASRAIETGDADIVLTGGVESMTRAPWVLPKPARGYPVGDVTAVSTAVGWRLVNERMPKEWTVSLGEANEQLADRFGVPRERQDEFAVRSHNLADAAWTAGFYDDLVVPVATDGRGGTLARDEGVRPGSTTEKLAALKPSFRPGGGITAGNSSPLSDGASAVLLGSAAAATRIGADPLARIAGRGVFALDPQMFGFAPVEAVNRALKSAGITWSDVSAVELNEAFAVQALACVDAWNIDPAMVNTKGGAIALGHPLGASGGRLLGTLAHRLKESGGRWGVAAICIGVGQALAVVLENVTEAGR; via the coding sequence GTGAGCGAAAGTTACGTATACGCAGCGGCAAGGACTCCCTTCGGACGGTTCTCCGGCGCTCTCGCCGGAATCCGGCCCGACGACCTCGCGGCGCTCGCCGTGAACGGGGTCCTGGCCAAGGTGCCGGAGCTCGATCCGGGCGGCATCGACGACGTCGTCTGGGGAAACGCCAACGGCGCCGGCGAGGACAACCGCAACGTCGGCCGGATGGCCGTGCTCCTGGCCGGACTGCCCACCTCGGTGCCCGCCACGACCGTCAACCGGCTGTGCGGCTCCTCCCTGGACGCGGCGATCATGGCCTCCCGTGCCATCGAGACCGGAGACGCCGACATCGTGCTCACCGGCGGTGTGGAATCCATGACCCGGGCTCCCTGGGTGCTGCCCAAGCCCGCGCGCGGCTATCCCGTCGGCGACGTGACCGCCGTGTCCACCGCTGTCGGCTGGCGGCTGGTCAACGAGCGCATGCCGAAGGAGTGGACGGTCTCGCTGGGTGAGGCCAACGAACAGCTGGCCGACCGCTTCGGCGTCCCGCGGGAGCGGCAGGACGAGTTCGCCGTCCGTTCCCACAACCTCGCCGACGCCGCCTGGACGGCCGGCTTCTACGACGACCTGGTGGTGCCGGTCGCGACCGACGGCAGGGGCGGCACCCTCGCCCGGGACGAGGGCGTCAGGCCCGGATCCACGACCGAGAAGCTCGCCGCCCTCAAGCCGTCCTTCCGCCCCGGCGGTGGGATCACGGCGGGCAACTCCTCGCCACTGAGCGACGGCGCCTCGGCCGTGCTGCTCGGCTCGGCGGCCGCCGCCACGCGTATCGGCGCCGATCCGCTCGCCCGCATAGCCGGGCGAGGGGTGTTCGCACTGGATCCGCAGATGTTCGGCTTCGCTCCCGTCGAGGCGGTGAACCGGGCCCTGAAGAGCGCCGGCATCACGTGGTCGGACGTCTCCGCGGTCGAACTCAACGAGGCGTTCGCCGTGCAGGCACTGGCATGTGTGGACGCCTGGAACATCGACCCCGCGATGGTCAACACCAAGGGCGGTGCCATCGCGCTCGGCCACCCGCTGGGAGCTTCCGGCGGCAGGCTCCTGGGCACGCTGGCGCACCGGCTGAAGGAGTCCGGCGGACGATGGGGCGTCGCGGCGATCTGCATCGGCGTGGGCCAGGCGCTCGCCGTCGTCCTGGAGAACGTCACGGAGGCCGGCCGATGA
- a CDS encoding maleylacetate reductase has protein sequence MRFLHETLPQRVRFASGEAAESLKDEIASLGARRVMVIAGAGEGEIAERVTDGLPVVHRHDDVVMHVPVEVAERAREAAAAHDADVLVSIGGGSTTGLAKAVALTTGLPIVAVPTTYAGSEATPVWGLTEGSAKTTGTDRKVLPRAIVYDASLTLTLPAGLSAASGLNAVAHCVDSMWAPRTDPVNQALAAEGVRALRSGLPMVVEAPDALPGREQALYGAYLSALAFASAGSGLHHKICHVLGGMFNLPHAATHAVVLPHVLAFNGSAAPEAENRLAAAFGTDTAGEGLARLRDQLDAPRSLRDLGMPSDGIAPAAEAVVAAAPAGNPSPVTLPAITELLQATWEGAEPR, from the coding sequence ATGCGTTTCCTCCACGAGACCCTGCCGCAAAGGGTGCGGTTCGCCTCCGGCGAGGCGGCGGAGAGCCTCAAGGACGAGATCGCCTCGCTGGGCGCCCGACGGGTGATGGTGATCGCCGGAGCGGGTGAGGGAGAGATCGCCGAGCGCGTCACGGACGGCCTGCCCGTCGTGCACCGCCACGATGACGTCGTGATGCACGTCCCCGTCGAGGTCGCCGAACGAGCCCGCGAGGCGGCCGCAGCGCACGACGCCGACGTCCTGGTCAGCATCGGCGGGGGCTCGACCACCGGCCTGGCCAAAGCGGTCGCGCTCACCACCGGGCTGCCGATCGTCGCCGTTCCCACCACCTACGCCGGTTCCGAGGCCACCCCCGTCTGGGGGCTGACCGAGGGCTCCGCCAAGACCACCGGCACCGACCGCAAGGTCCTGCCGCGTGCCATCGTCTACGACGCCTCACTGACGCTCACCCTGCCCGCCGGCCTGAGCGCCGCCTCCGGCCTGAACGCGGTGGCGCACTGCGTCGACTCCATGTGGGCCCCCCGGACCGACCCCGTCAACCAGGCCCTCGCCGCCGAGGGCGTGCGGGCGCTCCGCTCCGGACTGCCCATGGTCGTCGAGGCCCCCGACGCGCTGCCCGGCCGCGAGCAGGCGCTCTACGGCGCCTATCTGTCCGCCCTGGCCTTCGCGTCCGCCGGATCAGGGCTGCATCACAAGATCTGTCACGTACTGGGAGGCATGTTCAACCTCCCGCACGCCGCCACCCACGCTGTCGTCCTCCCGCACGTCCTCGCCTTCAACGGGAGCGCGGCCCCGGAAGCCGAGAACCGTCTCGCCGCGGCCTTCGGCACGGACACCGCGGGGGAGGGTCTCGCCCGGCTGCGCGACCAGCTCGACGCGCCCCGCTCGCTGCGCGACCTCGGCATGCCGTCCGACGGCATCGCCCCGGCCGCCGAAGCCGTCGTCGCCGCCGCCCCGGCCGGCAACCCGAGCCCGGTCACCCTGCCGGCGATCACCGAACTGCTCCAGGCGACCTGGGAAGGAGCCGAACCGCGATGA
- a CDS encoding 3-oxoacid CoA-transferase subunit A, producing the protein MTMRLCAHADEAVAGIEDGSTVLVGGFGMAGMPVDLIDALIRQGAKDLTVVSNNAGNGDTGLAALLARGRVRKVVCSFPRQSDSYVFDGLYRAGRIELEVVPQGNLAERIRAAGAGIGAFFCPTGAGTLLAEGKETRVIDGRTHVLEYPIKGDVALIGAHRADRMGNLVYRKTARNFGPVMATAATTVVAQVREIVDTGVIDPEAVVTPSIYVDRVVQELTA; encoded by the coding sequence ATGACCATGCGGCTGTGCGCCCACGCCGATGAGGCCGTCGCCGGGATCGAGGACGGTTCGACGGTGCTCGTCGGCGGCTTCGGGATGGCCGGAATGCCGGTCGATCTGATCGACGCCCTCATCCGCCAGGGTGCGAAGGACCTGACCGTCGTGTCCAACAACGCGGGCAACGGCGACACCGGGCTGGCCGCGCTGCTGGCGAGGGGACGGGTCCGTAAGGTCGTCTGCTCCTTCCCCCGGCAGTCCGACTCGTACGTCTTCGACGGCCTCTACCGGGCCGGCCGGATCGAGCTCGAAGTGGTGCCGCAGGGCAACCTCGCGGAGCGGATCAGGGCGGCCGGTGCCGGTATCGGTGCCTTCTTCTGCCCCACCGGAGCCGGGACCCTGCTGGCCGAAGGCAAGGAGACCCGGGTCATCGACGGCCGTACCCACGTCCTGGAGTACCCGATCAAGGGCGATGTCGCGCTGATCGGCGCCCATCGTGCCGATCGCATGGGCAACCTCGTCTACCGCAAGACCGCCCGCAACTTCGGGCCCGTCATGGCCACCGCCGCGACCACGGTGGTCGCACAGGTCCGCGAGATCGTCGACACCGGCGTGATCGACCCCGAGGCCGTGGTGACGCCGAGCATCTATGTCGACCGCGTGGTACAGGAGTTGACCGCATGA
- a CDS encoding dioxygenase family protein: MPDDRQQDIEAEVTRQVLRSFADCTDPRLRQVLQSLVQHLHAFVRDVRLTEKEWDLGIDFLTRTGHITDDRRQEFILLSDVLGVSMQTVAVNNEAYGRATEATVFGPFFVEDSPEIEPGGDMSFGARGEPCWVEGTVTDSAGDPVPGARVEVWEADEDGFYDTQYDDDRTAARAHLFTDADGRYRFWGLTPTPYAIPHDGPVGQLLAATGRSPMRASHLHFMVSAPALRTLVTHIFVRGDELLDSDAVFGVKESLVKEFHTQGRGSPTPDGRDLTDRVWSRVRFDIVLAPDGT; encoded by the coding sequence ATGCCCGACGACCGGCAGCAGGACATAGAGGCAGAGGTCACCCGTCAAGTCCTCAGGTCCTTCGCGGACTGCACCGATCCGCGGCTGCGGCAGGTGCTCCAGTCCCTCGTCCAGCACCTGCACGCCTTCGTCCGGGACGTCCGCCTGACCGAGAAGGAGTGGGACCTGGGCATCGACTTCCTCACCCGCACCGGCCACATCACCGACGACCGGCGCCAGGAGTTCATCCTCCTGTCGGACGTCCTCGGCGTCTCGATGCAGACCGTCGCCGTCAACAACGAGGCGTACGGACGGGCCACGGAAGCCACCGTGTTCGGACCGTTCTTCGTCGAGGACAGCCCCGAGATCGAACCGGGGGGCGACATGTCCTTCGGCGCCCGTGGTGAACCGTGCTGGGTCGAGGGCACCGTGACCGACAGCGCGGGCGACCCCGTCCCCGGGGCACGCGTCGAGGTGTGGGAGGCCGACGAGGACGGCTTCTACGACACCCAGTACGACGACGACCGCACCGCCGCGCGAGCCCACCTGTTCACCGACGCCGACGGCCGCTACCGCTTCTGGGGGCTGACGCCCACCCCGTACGCCATCCCCCACGACGGGCCGGTCGGGCAGCTCCTGGCAGCCACCGGCCGGTCACCCATGCGCGCCTCGCACCTGCACTTCATGGTCAGCGCCCCCGCGCTGCGCACCCTCGTCACCCACATCTTCGTCCGCGGGGACGAACTCCTCGACAGCGACGCCGTCTTCGGTGTGAAGGAGTCGCTCGTCAAGGAGTTCCACACCCAGGGACGGGGCAGCCCGACACCCGACGGACGCGATCTCACGGACCGGGTCTGGTCCCGTGTGCGGTTCGACATCGTGCTCGCCCCCGACGGCACCTGA
- a CDS encoding 3-oxoacid CoA-transferase subunit B: MTPILRTADSGRGPLGKSEMAALVARDIPYGAFVNLGIGQPTLVADHLPADSGVVLHTENGMLNMGPAAQGEEIDLDLTNAGKVPVTEPPGAAYFHHADSFAMMRGGHLDICVLGAFQVAGSGDLANWHTGAPDAIPAVGGAMDLAIGAKKVFVMMTLFTKDGAPKLVPRCTYPLTGLGCVDRVYTDLAVFDITPAGVTVRETFGVTVDDLAGRLELPLLPSPA; the protein is encoded by the coding sequence ATGACCCCGATCCTGCGCACGGCGGACAGCGGACGCGGGCCGCTGGGCAAGTCCGAGATGGCCGCCCTGGTGGCCCGCGACATTCCGTACGGCGCGTTCGTCAACCTCGGCATCGGTCAGCCCACACTCGTCGCCGACCATCTGCCGGCCGACTCCGGGGTGGTGCTCCACACCGAGAACGGCATGCTCAACATGGGACCGGCCGCGCAGGGCGAGGAGATCGACCTCGATCTCACCAACGCGGGCAAGGTTCCCGTGACCGAACCGCCCGGGGCGGCCTACTTCCACCACGCCGACTCGTTCGCCATGATGCGCGGCGGTCACCTGGACATCTGCGTCCTGGGCGCCTTCCAGGTCGCCGGGAGCGGGGACCTCGCCAACTGGCACACCGGCGCACCCGACGCCATTCCCGCCGTCGGCGGTGCCATGGACCTCGCGATCGGTGCCAAGAAGGTCTTCGTCATGATGACGCTGTTCACGAAGGACGGCGCCCCCAAGCTGGTTCCGCGGTGCACCTACCCGCTGACCGGGCTGGGCTGCGTCGACCGCGTCTACACCGACCTGGCGGTCTTCGACATCACCCCGGCGGGCGTCACGGTGCGCGAGACCTTCGGCGTCACCGTCGACGACCTCGCGGGCCGCCTCGAACTGCCGCTCCTGCCGTCCCCGGCCTGA
- a CDS encoding helix-turn-helix domain-containing protein has protein sequence MTSGMGSGPVLFSTVGLPEGHRVALWEEHNAAALIGVRCRSLRDDALEATEINLQLPHVHLARVAGGPHVVERTRSVVRDLPSDAIACYFALTGDAFFYHDDGVRVLHPGQLIVCDADRPFIRGFSQGLEELAVKVPRSVWRDLGGPRLSQPLVFDVDEGAAQARALARMVDSAVLPKSSRAVDEDIVLELLGSVVSGRPPTTSAVHLATARAYIDEHLTEPGLSAARVARGIGVSERHLSRVFSHGGESLPQYLLGRRLDRARSMLAAGWPGSVAEAGAACGFGSASYFSHRFKERHGVGAADVLRGGRVGG, from the coding sequence ATGACAAGCGGGATGGGTAGCGGCCCTGTTCTGTTCAGCACGGTCGGCCTCCCGGAGGGCCACCGGGTCGCCCTGTGGGAGGAGCACAACGCGGCAGCCCTCATCGGCGTGCGCTGCCGCTCGTTGCGTGATGACGCGCTGGAGGCGACGGAGATCAACCTCCAGCTGCCCCACGTCCACCTGGCGCGTGTCGCGGGCGGCCCCCATGTCGTGGAACGGACTCGGTCGGTGGTCCGGGACCTGCCGTCGGACGCGATCGCGTGCTACTTCGCGCTCACCGGGGACGCCTTCTTCTACCACGACGACGGGGTACGGGTGCTGCACCCGGGACAGCTGATCGTCTGCGACGCGGACCGCCCGTTCATACGGGGTTTCTCGCAGGGGCTGGAGGAACTCGCGGTGAAGGTGCCCCGGTCGGTCTGGCGGGATCTCGGCGGGCCGCGGCTGTCCCAGCCCCTGGTCTTCGACGTCGACGAGGGGGCCGCGCAGGCGCGGGCCCTGGCCCGGATGGTCGATTCCGCGGTACTGCCGAAGTCGTCCCGGGCCGTGGACGAGGACATCGTGCTGGAACTGCTCGGCAGCGTGGTGTCGGGCCGTCCGCCGACCACGTCGGCCGTTCATCTCGCGACGGCCCGTGCGTACATCGACGAGCACCTGACGGAGCCGGGGCTTTCCGCGGCGCGCGTCGCCCGGGGCATCGGGGTCAGCGAACGGCATCTGTCCCGGGTGTTCTCCCACGGCGGTGAAAGCCTTCCGCAGTACCTCCTCGGCCGCCGCCTCGACCGCGCCCGCTCGATGCTCGCCGCGGGATGGCCCGGGAGCGTCGCCGAGGCGGGAGCGGCCTGCGGATTCGGGTCGGCCTCCTATTTCTCGCACCGGTTCAAGGAGCGACACGGCGTGGGGGCCGCCGATGTCCTGCGCGGTGGACGCGTCGGAGGCTGA
- a CDS encoding LysR family transcriptional regulator → MELRQARYFLTLAEECHFGRAAARLHVAQPALSQQIKTLERELGVSLFQRSTRHVELTEAGRHLTPYARTLVTEAERARVHMAELATGRAGRVSVGFIGTATYDVLPRVARTVRSRLPHLTLDLRGELITPQLVDGLLTGTYDLAVSRTSAAGVEGVHITPLRTEPLIAVLPAHHPLAADRRISLSALADEPFVVHPSQPRSAMYDRVLSACARAGFRPSSLVEVGETATLVVLVAAGHGVALVPRSVQSLRLDGVTYVPLAETETIDLILARRAHRDSPAVQHVASIIEECVRP, encoded by the coding sequence ATGGAACTCCGTCAGGCCCGCTATTTCCTCACCCTCGCCGAGGAGTGCCACTTCGGGCGCGCGGCGGCCCGCCTGCACGTGGCCCAGCCGGCCCTCTCGCAGCAGATCAAGACGCTGGAACGCGAGCTCGGCGTCAGCCTCTTCCAGCGTTCCACCCGGCACGTGGAACTCACCGAGGCGGGCCGGCACCTGACCCCGTACGCCCGTACGCTGGTCACCGAGGCCGAACGCGCGCGCGTCCACATGGCGGAGCTCGCCACCGGCCGCGCCGGCCGTGTCTCCGTCGGGTTCATCGGCACGGCCACCTACGACGTCCTGCCCCGCGTCGCCCGGACCGTACGGTCCCGGCTGCCTCACCTCACCCTCGACCTGCGCGGCGAGCTGATCACCCCGCAGCTCGTGGACGGCCTGCTCACCGGCACCTACGACCTCGCGGTGTCCCGTACCAGCGCGGCCGGGGTCGAGGGAGTGCACATCACGCCCTTGCGCACCGAACCCCTGATCGCCGTGCTGCCGGCCCACCATCCCCTGGCGGCCGACCGGCGGATCTCGCTGAGCGCGCTGGCCGACGAACCCTTCGTCGTCCATCCCTCGCAGCCGCGGTCCGCCATGTACGACCGCGTCCTGTCGGCCTGCGCCCGGGCCGGTTTCCGGCCCTCGTCCCTCGTCGAGGTCGGCGAGACCGCGACCCTCGTCGTCCTCGTGGCCGCGGGGCACGGCGTCGCGCTCGTGCCGCGGTCGGTGCAGAGTCTGCGGCTCGACGGCGTGACGTACGTACCGCTCGCCGAGACGGAGACCATCGATCTCATCCTGGCCCGCCGAGCGCACCGCGACTCACCGGCTGTGCAGCACGTCGCCTCGATCATCGAGGAGTGCGTGCGCCCCTGA
- a CDS encoding FAD-dependent oxidoreductase, which translates to MPEFNDGTPETEPPSDSIVTTEVVVIGSGPAGASAALLLATLGVDAIMITKYRWTANTPRAHITNQRAMEVFRDLGVETQVLADATEHGLVGDTVFCTSITGEEIGRIHTWGTRPDREADYRLASPCLTVDIPQTYLEPILVRNATQRGAHTRFSSEYLSHTQDADGVTVEVLDRLTGARYSIRAKYLIGADGARSKVAADIGLPFEGAMDIAGSMNITFKADISRYVSHRPSVLYWVVQPGSDVGGIGAGLVRMIRPWNEWLIVWGYDIEDEPPVVDERAAVQIVRNLLGMPDLDVEITGTSLWGNNEMYASRLHHGRVFCAGDAVHRHPPSNGLGSNTSVQDAYNLAWKLAAVLRGQAAPALLDSYTAERAPVAERIVKRANRSSREFVGIFESLGLLDARTEAEMAAAIEERKDNTPAGAAKRAALVRAMDLKNYEFNAHGVELGQFYTSSAVLSDGSALPAPTRDTDLYYEMSTVPGSHLPHAWVGDSSRRLALMDLAPYTRWTLLTGIAGEAWAQAGEKIAQELGVPLGTVVIGPGREVTDLYYDWAKLREVEESGVLLVRPDKHIAWRAATLPDNPEDQLRQALLSILGRD; encoded by the coding sequence ATGCCGGAATTCAACGACGGGACCCCAGAGACCGAACCGCCCTCCGACTCCATCGTGACCACCGAGGTCGTCGTCATAGGCTCCGGGCCGGCGGGCGCCAGCGCCGCGCTGCTGCTGGCGACCCTGGGCGTCGACGCCATCATGATCACCAAGTACCGGTGGACCGCGAACACGCCCCGCGCGCACATCACCAACCAGCGTGCCATGGAGGTCTTCCGGGACCTCGGTGTCGAGACCCAGGTCCTCGCGGACGCCACCGAGCACGGTCTGGTCGGGGACACCGTGTTCTGCACGAGCATCACCGGGGAGGAGATCGGCCGCATCCACACCTGGGGGACCCGTCCCGACCGTGAGGCCGACTACCGGCTCGCGTCGCCCTGCCTGACCGTCGACATCCCCCAGACCTACCTGGAACCGATCCTGGTACGCAACGCGACGCAGCGCGGCGCCCACACCCGGTTCTCCTCCGAGTACCTCTCCCACACCCAGGACGCCGACGGCGTCACCGTCGAGGTCCTCGACCGCCTGACCGGCGCGCGGTACAGCATTCGCGCCAAGTACCTGATCGGCGCCGACGGCGCCCGCTCGAAGGTGGCCGCCGACATCGGTCTGCCGTTCGAGGGCGCCATGGACATCGCCGGATCGATGAACATCACCTTCAAGGCGGACATCTCCCGGTACGTCTCCCACCGGCCCTCCGTCCTGTACTGGGTCGTACAGCCGGGCTCCGACGTGGGCGGCATCGGCGCGGGCCTGGTCCGCATGATCCGCCCCTGGAACGAGTGGCTGATCGTGTGGGGCTACGACATCGAGGACGAGCCCCCCGTCGTCGACGAGCGGGCGGCGGTCCAGATCGTGCGGAACCTCCTCGGCATGCCGGACCTGGACGTCGAGATCACCGGCACCAGCCTCTGGGGCAACAACGAGATGTACGCGAGCCGCCTGCACCACGGGCGGGTGTTCTGCGCCGGTGACGCCGTGCACCGGCACCCGCCGAGCAACGGCCTGGGTTCCAACACCTCGGTCCAGGACGCCTACAACCTCGCCTGGAAGCTGGCCGCCGTGCTCAGGGGCCAGGCCGCTCCGGCACTCCTGGACAGCTACACCGCCGAACGCGCCCCCGTCGCCGAACGCATCGTGAAGCGGGCCAACCGGTCCAGCCGGGAGTTCGTGGGCATCTTCGAGTCCCTCGGCCTGCTCGACGCGCGGACCGAGGCGGAGATGGCCGCCGCGATCGAGGAGCGCAAGGACAACACCCCCGCCGGCGCCGCCAAACGGGCCGCCCTCGTACGAGCCATGGATCTGAAGAACTACGAGTTCAACGCGCACGGCGTCGAACTGGGCCAGTTCTACACGTCCTCGGCGGTGCTGTCCGACGGGTCCGCACTCCCCGCGCCCACCCGGGACACGGACCTCTACTACGAGATGTCCACGGTTCCCGGCTCCCACCTGCCGCACGCCTGGGTCGGCGACAGCAGCCGCCGCCTCGCGCTGATGGACCTGGCGCCCTACACCCGGTGGACGCTGCTCACCGGCATCGCCGGCGAGGCGTGGGCACAGGCCGGCGAGAAGATCGCCCAGGAACTCGGCGTCCCGCTCGGCACGGTCGTCATCGGTCCGGGCCGCGAGGTCACCGACCTGTACTACGACTGGGCCAAGCTGCGCGAGGTCGAGGAGAGCGGAGTGCTGCTGGTGCGTCCGGACAAGCACATCGCGTGGCGTGCCGCGACCCTGCCCGACAACCCCGAGGACCAGCTGCGGCAGGCCCTCCTCTCGATCCTGGGAAGGGACTGA